Proteins found in one Exiguobacterium sp. 9-2 genomic segment:
- the cccB gene encoding cytochrome c551 yields the protein MKLKNLLLALGLGTTLALAACGGSDDSSSDDSSSGTKDESTMNDDSSKTQSGVDAEKIFANNCATCHGKNLEGNVGPNLTKVGSKYSSEEIQKIIKNGKGQMPAGILKDDKEITAVADWLAAKK from the coding sequence ATGAAGCTGAAAAACTTGTTACTCGCGTTAGGCTTAGGAACGACACTTGCGCTCGCGGCATGTGGTGGTAGTGACGATTCGAGTTCTGATGATTCATCGTCAGGCACGAAGGATGAGTCAACGATGAACGATGATTCGTCGAAGACACAATCCGGTGTAGATGCTGAGAAAATCTTCGCCAACAACTGTGCAACGTGTCATGGTAAAAACCTTGAAGGAAACGTCGGACCGAACTTGACGAAGGTTGGATCGAAATATTCTTCAGAAGAGATTCAAAAAATCATCAAGAACGGGAAAGGGCAAATGCCTGCTGGTATCCTGAAAGATGATAAAGAAATCACGGCTGTTGCCGACTGGCTCGCTGCTAAAAAATGA
- a CDS encoding YitT family protein yields the protein MTSTRQEVVRDYAYLLIGSLFVASAFSLFLAPNQLASGGVSGLSIVLNDLFGISPGLFQLVANVVLLAIGWMILGMGFGVKSLVGSIFLPVVILVYERFDVPAATMNPMLAAIFGGAGVGIGLGLIFRGRASTGGMDLIAQILHRFTKLPLHLCIALLDGTIVISAATIFSLEIGLYALVALFITIKMIDVVQLGITNDKLAYIISDQREALVKEIFETLDRGATEIEAAGAFTRTRKPMLMVVVRQGEITTLKEIVKHIDPSAFLVVSEAHEVLGLGFTDDKRYRNVP from the coding sequence ATGACATCGACACGTCAGGAAGTCGTGCGCGATTATGCGTATTTGTTAATCGGGTCCTTGTTCGTCGCAAGTGCCTTTAGTTTATTTTTAGCACCGAACCAACTCGCCTCGGGAGGGGTCAGTGGCTTATCGATCGTCTTGAACGATTTGTTCGGAATTTCGCCAGGATTGTTCCAACTCGTCGCGAACGTCGTCTTGCTTGCGATCGGTTGGATGATCCTCGGGATGGGCTTTGGGGTCAAATCACTCGTCGGGTCGATCTTCTTACCGGTCGTCATCCTCGTATATGAGCGGTTCGATGTTCCGGCTGCGACAATGAATCCGATGCTTGCTGCAATCTTTGGTGGTGCCGGGGTCGGGATTGGACTCGGTCTGATCTTCCGGGGGCGAGCGTCGACCGGAGGAATGGATTTGATTGCGCAAATCCTGCATCGTTTCACGAAATTGCCACTTCATCTGTGTATCGCCTTGCTTGACGGCACGATCGTCATCAGTGCGGCGACGATCTTCTCGCTTGAGATTGGGCTGTATGCACTCGTTGCTTTGTTCATCACGATCAAAATGATCGACGTCGTCCAGCTCGGAATCACGAACGACAAACTTGCCTATATCATTTCCGATCAACGGGAAGCGTTAGTGAAAGAAATCTTCGAGACACTCGATCGCGGGGCGACGGAGATCGAGGCAGCAGGAGCGTTCACGCGGACACGCAAACCGATGCTAATGGTCGTCGTTCGTCAAGGGGAAATCACGACGCTCAAAGAAATCGTCAAACACATCGATCCATCGGCATTCCTCGTCGTCAGTGAAGCCCATGAGGTGCTCGGACTCGGGTTTACAGACGATAAACGCTACCGTAATGTGCCATAA
- a CDS encoding GNAT family N-acetyltransferase, translating into MIIRKEGFKDATGIRLVHEAAFEQPNEANLVDALREEEAAQPVFGRVAVTDKGEIVGHVLLSRIHIDDIPSLALAPVGVLPTWQRKGIGSELIRQVIEDARDAGESHIVVLGHDSYYPQFGFERAIDYGIKPPFPVPPEVFLVLALERNGLRGVSGIVRYSPPFSAV; encoded by the coding sequence ATGATCATCCGTAAAGAAGGCTTTAAGGACGCAACGGGAATTCGGCTCGTCCATGAAGCGGCATTCGAACAACCGAACGAAGCGAATCTCGTTGATGCCTTACGCGAGGAGGAAGCGGCGCAACCGGTCTTCGGTCGCGTCGCGGTGACTGATAAAGGAGAAATCGTTGGTCATGTCCTCTTGAGCCGGATCCATATCGATGACATCCCGTCGCTTGCCTTAGCGCCGGTCGGTGTCCTACCCACCTGGCAGCGAAAGGGTATCGGCTCTGAATTGATCCGTCAAGTGATCGAGGATGCGCGGGACGCCGGGGAATCCCACATCGTCGTCCTCGGTCACGACAGCTATTATCCACAGTTCGGCTTTGAACGGGCGATTGACTACGGTATCAAGCCGCCGTTCCCCGTTCCGCCGGAGGTCTTTCTCGTTCTTGCACTCGAACGGAATGGATTACGTGGCGTTAGCGGTATCGTTCGCTACAGTCCACCCTTTAGTGCGGTATAA
- a CDS encoding class I SAM-dependent methyltransferase produces MKKQSRVNKQAWEYRAYEFWEKRDGTPAKYAARIKQDPAACLKKHRHDLEDVAGKAIANICGSNGRKAVPLALLGADVTVFDISEENAKYALELAHHAETRITYVVGDLYAIDLERYRDTFDILYLEGGILHYFADLKRFLQILFAILQPGGQLILSDFHPVGRWIDADLKYTPRYFDQALQAGDLAYKTHFTNEEQVDFPDVSVRYFTLSEILNGILQTRFILDRFDEHRGWNGENIPSEFTLLATKPFEGSNN; encoded by the coding sequence ATGAAGAAGCAAAGTCGGGTCAACAAACAGGCGTGGGAATACCGAGCATATGAATTTTGGGAGAAACGCGATGGGACACCAGCCAAATATGCTGCACGTATTAAACAAGATCCAGCCGCATGCCTGAAGAAGCATCGACATGATCTCGAAGACGTCGCGGGGAAGGCGATTGCGAATATTTGTGGTTCAAACGGACGCAAGGCGGTTCCGTTAGCGTTACTCGGGGCAGACGTCACTGTGTTCGATATCTCAGAGGAGAATGCCAAGTATGCGCTTGAACTGGCGCACCATGCTGAGACAAGAATCACGTATGTCGTCGGTGATCTCTATGCGATCGATCTTGAACGATATCGCGATACCTTTGATATCCTTTACTTAGAAGGCGGGATTTTGCATTATTTTGCTGATCTCAAGCGTTTTTTACAGATTCTCTTTGCAATCTTGCAACCTGGTGGACAGCTGATCCTTAGCGATTTTCATCCGGTCGGACGCTGGATCGATGCTGATTTGAAGTATACACCACGCTACTTCGATCAAGCCTTGCAAGCGGGTGACTTGGCGTATAAGACGCACTTTACGAATGAGGAGCAAGTCGATTTTCCAGACGTTTCTGTCCGCTATTTTACATTGAGTGAGATCTTAAACGGGATTCTTCAAACACGTTTCATATTAGATCGATTCGACGAGCATCGTGGCTGGAATGGTGAGAACATCCCGTCCGAGTTCACGCTCCTCGCAACCAAACCATTTGAAGGGAGCAATAACTGA
- the prfB gene encoding peptide chain release factor 2 has translation MELAEIRNTAEWMEKKLDEYKASLDLESKIARIEELENEMTYPDFWNNQESAQKVIDESNGLKAMVDKYKELEAGHENVALTYELIKEEPDADLQEELESELGDLKKKFEDFELQILLNGEYDANNAILELHPGAGGTESQDWASMLLRMYQRFCDKQGWKVETMDYQPGDEAGVKSVTLRIQGHNAYGYLKAEKGIHRLVRISPFDSSGRRHTSFVSCDVMPEFNDDIDIEVRTEDLRIDTYRASGAGGQHINTTDSAVRITHVPTGVVVSCQQERSQIKNREAAMKMLKAKLYQREIEEQQKKLDEIRGEKSDIAWGSQIRSYVFHPYSMVKDHRTNYEVGNTQGAMDGDIMGFIDAYLRLMNM, from the coding sequence ATGGAATTAGCAGAAATTCGCAACACCGCCGAGTGGATGGAAAAGAAACTCGACGAATATAAGGCATCACTCGACCTTGAGTCGAAGATTGCTCGGATTGAAGAACTCGAAAACGAGATGACGTACCCGGACTTCTGGAACAACCAGGAATCGGCACAAAAAGTCATCGATGAGTCGAACGGCTTAAAAGCGATGGTCGACAAGTATAAAGAACTCGAAGCAGGTCACGAGAACGTTGCCTTGACATATGAATTGATTAAGGAAGAGCCGGATGCGGATCTTCAAGAAGAGCTCGAGTCAGAACTCGGCGATCTCAAGAAAAAGTTCGAAGACTTCGAATTACAAATCCTCTTGAACGGCGAGTATGACGCGAACAACGCGATTCTCGAGTTACACCCAGGTGCGGGTGGTACTGAGTCACAAGACTGGGCATCAATGCTTCTCCGGATGTACCAACGTTTCTGCGATAAGCAGGGCTGGAAAGTCGAAACAATGGATTACCAACCAGGTGATGAAGCCGGTGTCAAATCGGTCACGCTTCGTATTCAAGGGCATAATGCCTATGGGTACTTGAAAGCCGAAAAAGGGATCCACCGTCTTGTCCGGATCTCACCGTTTGACTCGTCAGGCCGTCGTCATACATCGTTCGTCTCGTGTGACGTCATGCCGGAGTTCAACGATGACATCGATATTGAAGTCCGTACGGAAGACTTGCGGATCGATACGTACCGTGCTTCTGGTGCCGGTGGTCAGCACATCAATACGACGGACTCAGCTGTCCGAATCACCCACGTTCCGACAGGCGTCGTCGTCTCTTGTCAACAAGAACGGTCGCAGATCAAGAACCGTGAAGCGGCGATGAAGATGTTGAAAGCGAAACTTTACCAACGCGAAATCGAAGAGCAACAAAAGAAACTCGACGAAATCCGTGGTGAAAAATCGGATATCGCATGGGGTAGCCAAATCCGTTCGTACGTCTTCCACCCATACAGCATGGTCAAGGATCACCGGACGAACTATGAAGTCGGGAACACGCAAGGGGCAATGGATGGTGACATCATGGGCTTCATCGATGCGTACCTCCGTCTCATGAATATGTAA
- the secA gene encoding preprotein translocase subunit SecA, which yields MANFLKELFAPTKRVLKKAEKAADAVEALETQIGALSDQELEGKVVEFRERLANGEDLDDILPEAFAVCREVSTRVLGMRHYRVQLIGGYVLHNGDIAEMKTGEGKTLVATLPVYLNALAGNGVHVVTVNEYLAKRDRDIMEPLYAALGLSVGLNLSSMSRQEKQAAYSCDITYGTNNEFGFDYLRDNMVLYKEDRVQRPLSYAVVDEVDSILVDEARTPLIISGSAEKSTALYSQADAFAKIMKAEEDYTVDIKTKSVLLTEQGIDRAEKYFGIDNLFGLEHVALNHHLSLALRANAVMHRDVDYMVREDEVMIIDQFTGRVMEGRRYSEGLHQAIEAKEGVEIQRESMTLATITYQNFFRMYTKLAGMTGTAKTEEEEFRNIYNMHVVPVPTNKPVVRNDMPDLIFKTMNGKFAAVADEIERAHREGQPVLVGTVAVETSELLSNILKKRGIRHEVLNAKNHAREAEIIENAGQANSVTIATNMAGRGTDIKLGQGVLEKGGLYILGTERHESRRIDNQLRGRAGRQGDPGASQFYLSLEDELMRRFGSDSLQSMMDRLGMDDSQPIESRMVSRAVESAQKRVEGNNFDARKQVLGYDNVMADQRKVMYADRAAILDAGSVSDIVRPMIEQTIEAGVHQYTPVEFVPEEWSIGALAEWANQTLAIEEKVTESDLFGKEREEIIDLLKERTFAHYEHKRSEVPAEAFDEFEKVIVLRAVDQHWMNHIDQMDQLREGIHLRAYGQNDPLREYQSEGSMMFDAMNAAIAEEVTQFVLRADLDPNLKREKVVQDEVAVSGKEDKAVKKKPVRKNPNDQIGRNDPCWCGSGKKYKNCHGRQA from the coding sequence ATGGCTAATTTTCTAAAAGAATTATTTGCACCAACGAAACGTGTCCTGAAGAAAGCCGAAAAAGCAGCAGACGCTGTAGAAGCGCTCGAGACACAAATCGGTGCGTTATCGGATCAAGAACTGGAAGGGAAAGTCGTTGAATTCCGTGAGCGTCTCGCTAACGGAGAAGACTTAGATGATATTTTACCGGAAGCCTTCGCGGTCTGTCGCGAAGTGTCAACACGCGTTCTCGGCATGCGCCACTACCGCGTTCAGTTGATTGGTGGATATGTCCTGCACAATGGGGATATCGCCGAAATGAAGACCGGGGAAGGTAAGACGCTCGTAGCAACACTCCCTGTCTATTTGAATGCTCTCGCAGGCAACGGCGTACACGTCGTTACCGTCAACGAATATCTCGCAAAACGTGACCGTGACATCATGGAGCCGCTTTATGCAGCACTTGGTCTCTCGGTCGGCTTGAATCTCTCAAGCATGTCGCGTCAAGAAAAACAAGCAGCATACAGCTGTGACATCACGTACGGAACGAACAACGAGTTCGGTTTCGATTACTTGCGTGATAACATGGTCCTCTACAAAGAAGACCGCGTTCAACGTCCACTCAGTTATGCCGTCGTCGATGAAGTCGACTCGATTCTCGTCGATGAAGCGCGGACTCCGCTCATCATCTCAGGATCGGCCGAAAAATCGACAGCGCTCTATTCACAAGCCGATGCGTTCGCAAAAATCATGAAGGCAGAGGAGGACTACACGGTCGACATCAAGACGAAGAGTGTCCTGTTGACGGAGCAAGGAATCGACCGTGCTGAAAAATACTTCGGTATTGATAACTTGTTTGGTCTCGAACACGTCGCGCTCAACCATCATTTAAGCCTCGCACTGCGGGCGAACGCTGTCATGCATCGCGACGTCGACTATATGGTTCGCGAAGACGAAGTCATGATCATCGACCAATTCACAGGTCGTGTCATGGAAGGTCGTCGTTATTCGGAAGGTCTGCACCAAGCGATCGAAGCGAAGGAAGGCGTCGAGATTCAACGCGAATCCATGACCCTTGCGACGATCACGTACCAAAACTTCTTCCGGATGTATACGAAGCTTGCCGGAATGACCGGTACAGCGAAGACGGAGGAAGAAGAGTTCCGTAACATCTACAACATGCACGTCGTACCGGTTCCGACGAACAAACCGGTCGTCCGAAATGATATGCCGGACTTGATCTTCAAGACGATGAACGGGAAGTTTGCTGCTGTCGCAGACGAAATCGAACGTGCCCACCGTGAAGGACAACCAGTCCTCGTCGGTACGGTTGCCGTCGAGACGTCGGAGTTGCTGAGTAACATCCTCAAAAAACGTGGCATTCGTCACGAAGTCTTGAACGCGAAGAACCACGCACGTGAAGCGGAAATCATTGAGAACGCGGGTCAAGCGAACTCGGTCACGATCGCAACGAACATGGCTGGTCGTGGTACCGACATTAAGCTCGGTCAAGGTGTCTTAGAAAAAGGTGGTCTCTATATCCTCGGGACAGAACGTCACGAATCACGCCGGATCGATAACCAACTCCGTGGTCGTGCCGGTCGTCAAGGGGATCCAGGTGCATCACAATTCTATCTCTCACTTGAAGATGAATTGATGCGTCGCTTTGGTTCTGATTCGCTGCAGTCGATGATGGATCGTCTCGGAATGGATGATTCGCAACCGATCGAGAGTCGGATGGTGTCTCGTGCCGTTGAATCGGCTCAAAAACGCGTCGAAGGAAATAACTTTGATGCGCGGAAACAAGTCCTCGGATACGATAACGTCATGGCGGATCAACGGAAAGTCATGTACGCGGACCGGGCAGCGATTCTCGATGCCGGTTCCGTGTCAGATATCGTCCGTCCGATGATCGAGCAGACGATCGAAGCAGGCGTCCATCAGTACACGCCGGTCGAGTTCGTACCGGAAGAATGGAGCATCGGTGCGCTTGCGGAATGGGCGAACCAGACGCTTGCGATCGAAGAGAAAGTCACGGAAAGTGACCTCTTCGGAAAAGAACGTGAAGAAATCATCGATTTGCTCAAAGAGCGCACGTTCGCGCACTACGAGCACAAGCGCTCAGAAGTCCCAGCAGAAGCATTCGATGAGTTCGAAAAAGTCATCGTCCTACGTGCCGTCGACCAACACTGGATGAACCACATCGATCAGATGGATCAACTCCGTGAAGGGATTCACCTCCGGGCATACGGTCAAAACGACCCGCTCCGTGAATACCAATCAGAAGGTTCGATGATGTTTGATGCGATGAACGCTGCGATCGCAGAAGAAGTGACACAATTCGTCCTTCGTGCGGATCTCGACCCGAACCTCAAACGCGAAAAAGTCGTCCAAGACGAAGTCGCGGTTTCTGGTAAGGAAGACAAAGCGGTCAAGAAAAAACCGGTCCGGAAAAATCCAAACGACCAAATCGGACGTAACGATCCGTGCTGGTGTGGATCCGGTAAGAAATATAAGAACTGTCACGGCCGTCAGGCATAA
- the hpf gene encoding ribosome hibernation-promoting factor, HPF/YfiA family: MIYNIRGENLDVTDALKDYVEKKLEKLTRYFTTPTEAQTAYVNLKVNNEKQKVEVTIPMPNLLLRAEDVNGDMYAAIDLVVDKLERQIRKHKTKLNRRGRAKEGGIGEYFKTLEGPEAEAPVYEEDEAELELVRTKRFTLKPMDTEEAILQMDMLGHAFFVFSDAETGNTNVVYRRKDGRYGLIEPE; this comes from the coding sequence ATGATCTACAACATTCGCGGTGAAAACTTGGACGTCACAGATGCTCTCAAGGATTACGTCGAGAAAAAGCTTGAAAAGTTAACTCGTTATTTTACAACTCCTACGGAAGCGCAAACGGCTTATGTCAATCTCAAAGTCAATAATGAGAAACAAAAAGTCGAAGTGACGATTCCAATGCCAAACCTCTTGCTCCGTGCTGAGGATGTCAATGGCGATATGTATGCAGCAATCGACCTCGTCGTCGATAAGCTCGAACGTCAGATCCGGAAACACAAAACGAAATTGAACCGGAGAGGGCGCGCTAAAGAAGGCGGCATCGGAGAGTACTTCAAAACGCTCGAAGGACCGGAAGCGGAAGCGCCAGTCTATGAAGAGGACGAGGCAGAACTCGAACTCGTTCGGACGAAACGTTTCACACTCAAACCAATGGACACGGAAGAAGCAATTCTTCAGATGGACATGCTCGGACACGCATTCTTCGTCTTCTCAGACGCAGAAACGGGCAACACGAACGTCGTCTACCGTCGTAAGGATGGTCGTTACGGTTTGATTGAACCAGAATAA
- a CDS encoding cold shock domain-containing protein, giving the protein MEQGKVKWFNAEKGYGFIETSDAKDVFVHFSAIQVDGYKSLEEGEEVEFEIVEGDRGPQAANVSKI; this is encoded by the coding sequence ATGGAACAAGGTAAAGTAAAATGGTTTAATGCTGAAAAAGGTTATGGATTCATCGAAACGTCTGACGCGAAAGACGTATTCGTACACTTCTCAGCGATTCAAGTCGATGGTTATAAATCACTTGAAGAAGGCGAAGAAGTGGAATTTGAAATCGTTGAAGGCGATCGTGGTCCACAAGCTGCGAACGTTTCAAAGATCTAA